One Leifsonia shinshuensis DNA window includes the following coding sequences:
- a CDS encoding APC family permease: MSAEPSSSAHLEDGEHLAVLGYEDSFNRSMTLWANFALGFTYLSPLVGVYSLFAVAMATGGPPSIWWIVIVGAGQFLVSLVFGEVVSQYPIHGGIYPWARRLWGRRYAWMAAWVYIWAMIVTITAVASYGSGFLASLFGLPATKEVTFGLTVLLLVVALGLNFTGTKTLATVARIGLSAELIGVIAVGLYLLIFQRKHPFSVFFDTMGVQGHGSYLVAFLGAALAGLFLFYGFEACGDVAEEVANPARRIPLAMMMTILVGGVSALFAFGGYVLAAPDLAKIVAGKDVDPIPEILQSTLGDVGAKIFLVVAVTAFLSCVLSLQAAASRLLFSFARDGMIPAHRWLSQVSPRTKVPVNALIVACSIPVLISLIVYLGPDGLITQVTAFAVLGIYVAFQSVVLASLRQRVKGWRPAGPFSLGRGGLIVNILALAYGIFAMVLLAWPTSTGNWFNDWIVLIGLGIVAGAGLLYLFLARPDRASDAPAGDAIQVAELLRARRSGLASPSASAEAAPVD; the protein is encoded by the coding sequence ATGTCCGCAGAACCCTCGTCCTCTGCCCATCTGGAGGACGGCGAGCACCTCGCCGTCCTCGGGTACGAGGACTCCTTCAACCGGTCCATGACCCTGTGGGCCAACTTCGCTCTCGGCTTCACGTACCTCTCGCCGCTGGTGGGCGTGTACTCGCTGTTCGCCGTCGCGATGGCGACGGGAGGCCCGCCCTCCATCTGGTGGATCGTCATCGTCGGCGCCGGCCAGTTCCTGGTCTCGCTCGTCTTCGGGGAGGTGGTCTCGCAGTACCCCATCCACGGCGGCATCTACCCGTGGGCGCGGCGGCTCTGGGGCCGGCGCTACGCGTGGATGGCGGCCTGGGTCTACATCTGGGCGATGATCGTGACCATCACCGCGGTGGCGTCGTACGGCAGCGGCTTCCTCGCCAGCCTGTTCGGCCTCCCCGCCACCAAGGAGGTCACCTTCGGACTGACGGTGCTGCTGCTCGTGGTTGCGCTCGGGCTCAACTTCACCGGCACGAAGACGCTGGCGACGGTCGCCCGCATCGGGCTGTCGGCGGAGCTCATCGGTGTGATCGCGGTGGGCCTCTACCTGCTGATCTTCCAGCGCAAGCACCCGTTCTCGGTGTTCTTCGACACGATGGGCGTGCAGGGCCACGGCTCGTACCTGGTGGCGTTCCTCGGGGCGGCGCTGGCCGGCCTGTTCCTCTTCTACGGCTTCGAGGCGTGCGGCGACGTCGCAGAGGAGGTCGCGAACCCGGCCCGGCGCATCCCGCTCGCCATGATGATGACCATCCTGGTCGGCGGCGTCTCGGCCCTGTTCGCCTTCGGCGGCTACGTGCTGGCGGCGCCCGACCTGGCGAAGATCGTCGCGGGCAAGGATGTCGACCCGATCCCGGAGATCCTGCAGTCCACCCTCGGCGACGTCGGCGCGAAGATCTTCCTGGTCGTCGCGGTCACCGCGTTCCTGTCCTGCGTGCTCAGCCTGCAGGCCGCGGCGAGCCGGCTGCTGTTCTCGTTCGCGCGCGACGGGATGATCCCCGCGCACCGCTGGCTGTCGCAGGTGTCGCCGCGCACGAAGGTGCCGGTGAACGCGCTCATCGTGGCGTGCAGCATCCCGGTGCTGATCAGCCTGATCGTCTACCTCGGGCCGGACGGGCTGATCACTCAGGTGACCGCGTTCGCGGTGCTCGGCATCTACGTCGCGTTCCAGTCGGTGGTGCTCGCGTCGCTGCGGCAGCGGGTGAAGGGCTGGCGTCCGGCCGGACCGTTCTCGCTCGGGCGCGGCGGGCTCATCGTCAACATCCTCGCGCTCGCCTACGGGATCTTCGCGATGGTCCTGCTGGCCTGGCCGACGAGCACGGGCAACTGGTTCAACGACTGGATCGTGCTGATCGGCCTCGGGATCGTCGCGGGCGCGGGACTGCTGTACCTGTTCCTCGCCCGGCCGGACCGGGCGTCGGACGCGCCGGCGGGCGACGCCATCCAGGTGGCGGAGCTGCTGAGGGCGCGCCGGAGCGGTCTCGCGTCGCCGTCGGCCTCCGCGGAGGCGGCGCCGGTCGACTGA
- a CDS encoding aldehyde dehydrogenase family protein produces the protein MDEVTAAAAAAAGAALLPTSREERAAWLDALAAALEDDRAGLVALAAEETHLSQARLDGEVTRTAAQLRFFAGVAREGGYLEATLDSPDPSLIPPRPDLRRMLRPLGPVAVYTSSNFPFAFSVLGNDTASALAAGCPVIVKAHPGHPQLSRRTAELALSVLPAGWFALVEGMTAGVALVQHPAVRAAGFTGSERGGRALFDLAASRPDPIPFYGELGSVNPVVVTRAAARERAAGIGAGLVGSFTRDAGQYCTKPGLVFVPAGEGVDDAVRDALGSAPASRQLTDGMSAAYASAVELFGTDEEVTVLLGTSEPGTSTPAVALVGAADFLAARDAFLEEHFGPITVLVSYREDELPALLATLRPSLTATIHRGTGEDVTALATWLAPIAGRLLFDGWPTGVAIGWAQHHGGSWPATTASIHTSVGATAIRRWLTPIAYQDAPQEVLPPELRDGNPLGIPRRES, from the coding sequence ATGGACGAGGTCACCGCTGCCGCAGCGGCCGCCGCCGGCGCCGCACTCCTCCCGACCTCCCGCGAGGAGCGTGCGGCCTGGCTCGACGCCCTCGCCGCCGCCCTCGAGGACGACCGGGCCGGTCTCGTCGCACTGGCCGCCGAGGAGACCCATCTCTCGCAGGCTCGCCTCGACGGCGAAGTCACCCGCACCGCCGCCCAGCTCCGCTTCTTCGCGGGCGTGGCGCGGGAGGGCGGCTACCTGGAGGCGACGCTCGACTCCCCCGACCCGTCGCTCATCCCGCCGCGCCCCGACCTGCGCCGGATGCTGCGGCCGCTCGGGCCGGTGGCGGTGTACACGTCGTCCAATTTCCCGTTCGCGTTCTCCGTCCTGGGGAATGACACGGCGTCGGCGCTCGCCGCGGGCTGCCCAGTGATCGTGAAGGCGCACCCCGGTCACCCTCAGCTGTCCCGGCGGACCGCGGAGCTGGCGCTGTCGGTGCTGCCCGCGGGCTGGTTCGCGCTGGTCGAGGGGATGACGGCGGGCGTGGCGCTCGTGCAGCACCCCGCCGTCCGCGCGGCCGGGTTCACCGGCTCGGAACGCGGGGGTCGCGCGCTGTTCGATCTCGCGGCCTCCCGGCCCGACCCGATCCCGTTCTACGGCGAGCTGGGCAGCGTCAACCCCGTGGTCGTCACGCGCGCCGCCGCCCGCGAGCGTGCGGCCGGCATCGGCGCCGGACTCGTCGGATCGTTCACGCGCGACGCCGGGCAGTACTGCACCAAGCCCGGACTGGTGTTCGTGCCGGCCGGCGAAGGAGTGGACGACGCCGTGCGGGACGCGCTCGGTTCGGCCCCGGCCTCCCGGCAGCTCACCGACGGGATGAGCGCGGCCTACGCGTCGGCCGTCGAGCTGTTCGGGACCGACGAGGAGGTGACGGTACTGCTCGGCACGTCCGAGCCCGGCACGTCGACTCCGGCTGTCGCCCTCGTGGGCGCCGCGGACTTCCTCGCCGCGCGCGACGCCTTCCTCGAGGAGCACTTCGGCCCGATCACGGTCCTGGTCTCCTACCGCGAGGACGAGCTCCCCGCGCTCCTCGCCACGTTGCGGCCGTCGCTCACCGCGACCATCCACCGCGGCACGGGCGAGGACGTCACCGCCCTCGCCACCTGGCTCGCCCCCATCGCCGGGCGGCTCCTGTTCGACGGCTGGCCGACCGGCGTCGCGATCGGCTGGGCGCAGCACCACGGCGGCTCCTGGCCCGCGACCACGGCGAGCATCCACACGTCTGTCGGCGCGACGGCGATCCGCCGCTGGCTGACGCCGATCGCATACCAGGACGCTCCGCAGGAGGTGCTGCCTCCCGAGTTGCGGGACGGCAACCCGCTCGGCATCCCGCGCCGGGAGTCCTGA
- a CDS encoding acyl-CoA dehydrogenase family protein — translation MTAPAVARLDEAFSIDHLLTDEELRWRDAARTFAVERIAPVIEQDFEDKHFRREFVAELGALGFLGMHLKDPGCAGAGAVAYGLVCHELEAADSGWRTFVSVQGSLAMSAISKFGSDEQKAEWLPPMARGERIGCFALTEPQGGSDPAAMTTTARRDGDDWVIDGAKRWIGLAALADVAVVWAATEDGVRGFVVPTSTPGFSATAIDGKLSMRASVQCDVVLDSVRLPASAMLPGARGLSGPFSCLNEARYGIVWGAMGAARSCLEVSIERATTREVFGRPIGATQLIQQKLADMLVEYEKGMLLALHLGRLKEAGRLTPTQISVGKLNSVREALAIAREARTILGGDGITNEFPVMRHMANLESVRTYEGTDEIHTLVLGRALTGLAAF, via the coding sequence ATGACCGCACCCGCCGTCGCCCGCCTCGACGAGGCGTTCAGCATCGACCACCTGCTCACCGACGAGGAGCTGCGCTGGCGCGACGCCGCCCGGACCTTCGCGGTCGAGCGCATCGCGCCGGTGATCGAGCAGGACTTCGAGGACAAGCACTTCCGCCGCGAGTTCGTCGCAGAGCTCGGCGCGCTCGGCTTCCTCGGCATGCACCTGAAGGACCCCGGCTGCGCGGGCGCCGGCGCCGTCGCGTACGGGCTGGTCTGCCACGAGCTGGAGGCCGCGGACAGCGGCTGGCGCACTTTCGTCTCGGTGCAGGGCTCGCTCGCCATGAGCGCGATCTCGAAGTTCGGCTCCGACGAGCAGAAGGCCGAGTGGCTGCCGCCGATGGCCCGCGGCGAGCGCATCGGCTGCTTCGCCCTCACCGAGCCGCAGGGCGGCAGCGACCCCGCCGCCATGACGACGACCGCCCGGCGGGACGGCGACGACTGGGTGATCGACGGCGCCAAGCGCTGGATCGGCCTGGCGGCGCTCGCCGATGTGGCGGTGGTCTGGGCGGCGACGGAGGACGGTGTGCGCGGCTTCGTCGTGCCGACCTCGACTCCGGGGTTCTCGGCGACGGCGATCGACGGCAAGCTCTCCATGCGCGCCTCGGTACAGTGCGACGTCGTGCTGGACAGCGTGCGCCTGCCCGCCTCTGCGATGCTGCCGGGCGCACGCGGCCTGTCCGGCCCGTTCTCCTGCCTCAACGAGGCCCGCTACGGGATCGTCTGGGGCGCGATGGGCGCGGCGCGCTCCTGCCTGGAGGTCTCCATCGAGCGCGCGACGACGCGCGAGGTGTTCGGCCGTCCGATCGGCGCGACCCAGCTCATCCAGCAGAAGCTGGCGGACATGCTGGTCGAGTACGAGAAGGGGATGCTGCTCGCCCTCCACCTCGGCCGGCTGAAGGAGGCGGGCCGGCTGACCCCGACGCAGATCAGCGTCGGCAAACTGAACAGCGTGCGCGAGGCGCTGGCGATCGCGCGCGAGGCCCGCACCATCCTGGGCGGTGACGGCATCACCAACGAGTTCCCGGTGATGCGGCACATGGCCAACCTGGAGTCGGTGCGCACCTACGAGGGCACGGACGAGATCCACACGCTCGTGCTCGGGCGCGCGCTCACCGGGCTGGCGGCGTTCTGA
- a CDS encoding CaiB/BaiF CoA transferase family protein has protein sequence MADGILSGLRVADFSRVLAGPYATMTLADFGADVVKIESPAGDDTRSWRPPVDDAGESTYFGAVNRNKRSAVCDLATPEGLAAARALAETADVLVENFRPGVMERFGLDEDSLRPANPGLIYCSITGFGRAAGAELPGYDLLVQAVGGLMSITGAPEGEPSKVGVALVDVLTGQNALTGILLALRERDRTGLGSRVDVDLLGSLLAALTNQASSTLATGRSPGRLGNAHPSIAPYELFRAADRELVVAVGNDRQFAAFAAALGLPQLAADPRFTTNEARVHHRAELRAVLESELAARPAADWLSAFGAARVPAGLVNSVGEAFAFADSLGLDPVTTTTDPATGRVSRQPATPIHLSTSPAAHRSPAPLLGAHEPQWLDAVRPSTERTTR, from the coding sequence ATGGCCGACGGCATCCTCTCCGGCCTGCGCGTCGCGGACTTCTCCCGGGTCCTCGCCGGCCCGTACGCCACCATGACGCTCGCCGATTTCGGCGCAGACGTCGTCAAGATCGAGAGCCCGGCGGGCGACGACACCCGGTCGTGGCGGCCTCCGGTGGACGACGCGGGAGAGTCCACCTACTTCGGCGCGGTCAACCGCAACAAGCGCTCGGCGGTCTGCGACCTCGCCACCCCGGAGGGCCTGGCGGCCGCACGCGCCCTGGCCGAGACGGCCGACGTCCTGGTCGAGAACTTCCGCCCGGGGGTGATGGAGCGCTTCGGGCTGGACGAGGACAGCCTCCGGCCCGCCAACCCCGGCCTGATCTACTGCTCGATCACCGGGTTCGGGCGGGCGGCAGGCGCGGAGCTTCCGGGCTACGACCTCCTCGTCCAGGCGGTCGGCGGCCTGATGAGCATCACCGGAGCCCCGGAGGGCGAGCCGAGCAAGGTCGGCGTGGCGCTCGTGGACGTGCTCACCGGGCAGAACGCGCTCACCGGGATCCTGCTCGCGCTGCGTGAGCGCGACCGCACCGGGCTCGGCTCCCGCGTGGATGTCGACCTCCTCGGATCGCTGCTCGCCGCCCTCACCAACCAGGCGTCGAGCACGCTCGCCACCGGCCGCTCCCCCGGCCGGCTCGGCAACGCGCACCCGAGCATCGCGCCGTACGAGCTCTTCCGGGCGGCCGACCGGGAGCTCGTGGTCGCGGTGGGGAACGACCGGCAGTTCGCCGCGTTCGCGGCCGCGCTCGGCCTCCCGCAGCTCGCGGCCGACCCCCGCTTCACGACCAACGAGGCGCGCGTGCACCACCGGGCAGAGCTGCGGGCCGTCCTGGAATCCGAGCTCGCCGCCCGCCCTGCCGCGGACTGGCTGTCCGCGTTCGGCGCGGCACGCGTCCCGGCCGGGCTCGTCAACAGCGTCGGTGAGGCGTTCGCGTTCGCAGACTCCCTCGGACTCGACCCGGTGACGACCACGACCGATCCGGCGACCGGACGCGTCTCGCGTCAGCCGGCGACTCCGATCCACCTGAGCACGTCGCCCGCCGCGCACCGCAGCCCGGCTCCGCTGCTCGGCGCCCATGAACCCCAGTGGCTGGACGCCGTCCGCCCGTCCACCGAAAGGACCACCCGATGA